The Pirellulales bacterium DNA window TCCGTCAGGTCCGAGGGATACGCCTTCCGAGTCAAGGTTTGGTTCGACATGCTCGCGCACTCCTTTGCAAGTGATGGGAATGCACGAAACGTCCGCCAAATCCCGACTTACGGCAAGATCAGTTTTCGGATAGCCTCTCAGAGGACGGCTTGTAGGGCACAGGGAAAAAGGCTGGGTGTCTTGCTTCGCTGACTCCCCTATTCGCACGCCGAGACGGCGGAATTAATCGCCACGCTGGCCGAAGATTGCCTGCGTTCCGAACTGGGAGTGTCTGCACCCGGAGCACGATAGGCTGGCGCGCGTCGACTTGATGATCTGTCCCAAGACAAGTTGAAGAATGTCGTTTCCGCGGACCGTCGCCGAGCGAAGGGCCGTGGGAGGCAGCGCGTTGCGGCCTGCTGGCCCAGGTCACCGGGGCCGAGGATGAAACGCTGTTTCGCGTTCGCCGCGATGCGTGTGAAGCCTGTTGCCGCAGCTTTCCTCCGTCGGCCGGGGAGATGAACCCGGTTGTGGCCTCGCTCGCCTACTAGCTCTCGTCGCGCATCGTGCAGCTTGGCGGCGTGCCCGGCTGCGATGTCGAGCGCGCGAAGGCCCTCATGTGTCGAACAGCGTGACGGCCAAGCGATGCCCCGCTGCGTCCAACCGGGGCATCGCCTGGCCGCCGAGATGAACGGAGTGCCAGCCTGCACTTGGCCAGGCTCTGCCCCAGCCACCGCCGATGTCTGATTCTCGGCCGCGTGAAGTTTCGCTTCACGCAAATTCCGTTCACCGCGTCAAACAGATGGCTGCCGTCGATGAAGATCACCTCAAATCTGCGGTGTTCGTCAACCAAGCGTCCCAGTGCCGTGGCGGACGTCTCTTCGATGAACTGAAAGACCGTCCTCTCCCGATTGGGGCTCGTTGTCGTACATCGACAGCAGCGCAGTGCGGAACGGATCGTCGAGGGAGGCGAGCACTTTATTTGACAACGGCTGAAATGGAATCACTACCCGGCGGGGCGGGTTACGACACGATCGCCCGGCGGCGCTGCACGTAATCCCACACCACGTAGCGGTCGAGATCGCGCCCGGCGGTGAAAAACACGCGGCCCTTGGTCGATTCGGCCAGACGATGGGCGAAACGCACGTCCTCGACCGACTGCGACCAGCTTTGCAGCAGAAACAGGTTGATCGTCACGCCGTCGCGCCGGCAAAGCTGCCCCTCGCGCAGTGTGGCCGACTCGGTGCGCGGGTCGGGCGGATAAAGCAGATAGAGCATCGGGCCCTCGAAGTGGGCCGTCGGCAGCCCGTCGGTGATCAAAATCACCTGCCGGTTCGGCGTCGGTTGGTTGGCCAGAAACTTGCGGGCCAACTGCAAGCCGTGCTGGATGTTCGTGAAGTGCGGCGGAATGTGAAACTCGCTGATGTCTTCGCGGCTCATGTCGGCCCTGAGGGCCACATACGGATCGTTGATCGTCACCGGCTTGGGCATCAGGTGGACCAGGTCGGCCGAAAGCCGCGGCTTGGCGAAGGTGTACATCTCGATGAACTGCAGGAAGTCGCCCGGATACTCGCGGCGGATCAGGCCGTCGAGCGCCAGGCCCATCCGCTTGACGTTGACGTACAGCCCGCCGTAGCGCATCGAGCCGCTCATGTCCATCACCACCACGGTGGCGCATTTGGGCGTGTTGCGCGTGCGGTGAATGACGATGTCGTCGGCGTTCATCCGCACGGGCAAACCGGGGCCGCGGCGGATGAGCGCGTTGGTGAACGAGGCCGGCACGTCCATGTCGGCCACCGAATCGCCGAACTCGTAAGACTTGGTCCGCTCCAGCTCGACGGCCCCTTCGCCGACGATCGGGCCTTGGTGCCGCCCGGTGCGAGAGGCTTGCAATTGACTGAAAATCCGCTCCAGCAGCTTGCCCTGAAAAATGCGGTAGGCTTTGGGCGTGAGCTGAAAGCCGCGTCGCGTCCGCTCGATGCCCTGCCGCTCGGCCATCTTGCGGACGTAGTCTTCGATCTGCTGCGCCAGGGCGTTGAGTTCTTCGATCTGTCCCGGCTCGGCGAACTTGGATAGCTCTTCGATGTCGATCGCGGCGACTTGCGCCGTCTTGGCCGCCTCTTCAAGCTGCTTGAGCAAGCGGTCGATCGACTCCAGTTCTTCCTTGATCGCCAACGCCCGCGGCACGGTCATGGCCGTGCGTCCGGTGAACTCGTACTTGGCCGCCAGCTCGTCGACCTGGTATTTCTCGCCCAGCCGTTCGATGAGCGGCAGCAGCTCGGCGGAGAACGGCGACCGCTCTCCGCCGGCCTTGTACCACAGCCTTTCCAACTCGCGGAGTTGCTCTTCTTCGAAGGCCCGCTCGAACGGCTGCCGCAACGGCTTGGGCGGCTTGATTCGCTGGCCGGCCGCGCGATACTCGCGGCGGGCCGTTTCGCGCACCTGCCGGGTTTCATATTTCTCCAGAATCCGCCGCTTGCGCTCCAGCAGCATCTCGCGAAGCGCTTCCAGACTTGGACCCAGGCCGGCGATCTGGCTGGGATCGAGATGCACCGCGCGGGCCAACTCTTCCTCCGTCAACTCGCGGAGACTGCCGTAGGCCAGCATGTGCTCCATGGCGCCCGACACCATATCGGGCGGCGGCTGCGTGGGGCTGGGAATGTTCTTGGGGTCGTACTTCTGATAAGTATGGATCACGCCGCCGAGTTGCTGGCGATTAGGCATGAAGGGCTCCTCCGCGTTCCGGTATGTCGCGACCGGCTCATTCTATACTTTGGCCCAGGCGTGGCGTAAGCGTCCCGGCTTGCGGCTGTCGGTCTCGCAAGCGAGGACGGTTACGCCACGTTGCAAGCTGTCGCAAGCGCCCTATCAAAAAGCGCAAGCGAGCAGCGATCGCGGCTGCCCGGCAATGTTTGCCTAGACGGCATAACCCACAGACGCGGCGCCGTAACTTGGTTGCCTGTAACGCAAAAGCGGTCCTTTCACTTGACTTTGCCAGATTGCGGATCCGATAGCTCCCATTGGCCGACCGGATTCGGCGAGAGATTGCCTCTCCTGCGTGCGTCAAGCCTCACGATCGCGATGGTCGCAAGGCTTGCTCCTGGCGGGCACGTGGCGTTCCAACGTGTCATGTTGTAATGGAGTATGGATTATGGTCACTTCTCGACTGGCGGTGGCGGCCGCGTTGGCGGGTCTGCTTTCCGCCGGCCCAGCCGTCGCCCAACAATCCCCGAGCGCCGCCGGCGCGTCGCCGGCAACTCAGTATGCTCAAGGGGCCGCGGTGAGGTACGACGACCCGCCACCCAGCGCGTCGCCCGCATCGGCCCCCTCCACGGCCAAGAAGCCGTCGGCATCGAGCGACAGCCCGCCAAGCCGTGACGGTATGCTGCGGCCCGGCTTCATCACCGCCTCGTACGCCAGGCAAAAGACGCAAAACCTGGGCTGCTGCGCGCAACCCGAGGCCGAAGAGGCGGAAGCCGGCTGTGCCGCCAAGGAGGAAGAAGCAAAAGAAGAAGAACCGTGCAAGCAGTGCTGCACGGGTCCTCTGGGTTGCTGGGGGCACGGCTGCTGCCTGTACGAACTGGGCAAGCCGTTCGTTTTGGCCGAGCACATGCCCAGGTTAAAACAGCACAACATCGCCGTCGGCGGCTGGCTGGCCCAAAGCTACACCTGGAATCCGTACAATCCGTCGGACGGCCGCAACGGCCCGGTGACGTGGCTCGACCAGGCCAACCAGTATCAGTTGAACGAGTTCTGGCTCTACGCGGTCAAGCCCACAGACACGAAGGGCGAAGGCTGGGATGCCGGCTTTCGTTTCGATGCATTTTATGGCAGCAGCTACCGCTGGGACACGGAAGCGGGCCTGGAAAGCACTTTCAACACCGGCAAAACCTATGGCCTGGCGATTCCGACGGCTTATGCCGAAGTGGCCTACAACGACCTGAAAGTGAAGATCGGTCACTTCATTTCGCCGGTCGGCTTCTACACCGTAGGCACCTATAACAACTTCTTCAATACGATTCCTTACACCTATCAGTACGGCGAACCCTTCACTCACACCGGCGTACTCGCCAACTATCAGGCGACCGAAAAGCTCAATTTGGGAGCCGGTTTGATCCACGGCTGGGATGCCTTCGACAGCACTTTCAACAAGCACGGCGGCTACCTCGGCACGGCCACCCTCAACGGCAACGCCGACGACTCGCTGGCCTTCGTCCAGGTCTATAGCACGGAACCGACGCAGAACGCCGCCAAAGCTTTCTCGCAACGCTACTTCCAGACCTTGGTCTATACCCGCCCGCTGAAAAAGATCAGCGAGAAGCTGACCTGGATTGCCCAGAGCGACTTCGGCGTGCAAGGAAACGCTACCATCACGGGCAAGACCGCCCGTTGGTACGGCTTCAACAATTATCTCTACTACAAGAAGAACGATATCGTGAGCTACGGCGTCGAGTTCGAATGGTTCCGCGACGAAGAAGGCTTCCGCGTGGCGGCTCCCGTGCCCTCGCCCGGCAGCCCCTCCGCATCAGGCTGGTCGCGAGGCCCCGGCTTCGCGGGCAACTTCTACAACTTCACGATCGGTCCTCGCTGGACCCCGCTGCCCAACTTGGTCATACGGCCCAACTTCCGTGCCGACTGGTACCACGGCAACAACGACGTGAACGGTCTGAAGCCGTACGATGGCGGCACGAAGAACTTTCAACAAGCGCTGTACACCGACGCGATCGTCACATTCTAACGGCGGTGGTGGCATGAGCGGCGGTTGAATCCGGACCTACTCCACGCCGCCCGGTTGCTCGCGCGACCGGGCGGCGTTTTTTTTTCAACCACCCGCCAAGTTGCTATATTCCACGGGGACATCTTCGGTGGCTGGGGCAGAAGCTGGCCGCAGTCGATCCGGCCATCGCAATACGTACCGCCGGCCAGCGACGCCCCGGTCGTGGCGCTACCGGGGCATCGCCGCGGTGGAGCGGTTTCCGAGGAACTGCCCAATCGGCGCGGCTCTGCCCCAGCCACCGCCATTTAGGCGGGGGGTTGTTTTTTTGGCCGGACCCCAAGCCGTCATGCCTCGCACCTAGCCGCGGCGTGCCCGAAGTTTAGGCAGCCAGCCATTCGCACGCCTCTCGCAGGCCAAGGTCGCGGCCCAGTTTTTCGGCTGTAAGTCGTTGCCACGCCGAGGTCTGGTGCTGACAGACAATGCCGCCGCCAGCCCGTGGCACAGGGGTTGCTTCTGCTTGACTTGGGCGTGCGATGCGTGACTCAGAGGCGTGGATCCCGCCTCTGGGTCTACGCACTTCGCCGCAGGACACCTCCTTAACGCTTTTTGGCACCTGCCTGGGCCAGAAGGATGCCCCATCGGCTTGGGTGGACGCTCCGCCTAGTCCACCCAAGTCGGGGCGTTCTTTCTCTCTGAATGGCCGGCGATCTGGGCCGCACCTGACTTGACTAAGCGCGAAGCGCAAGCGAGGCGCGATGCCGTTGACCTCGCTTGCGCTTCGGGTTTGTGTGTTTGTTGCCCGTAAGCCTTGTGACAATCTGGCTTGTGCTTTACGATTGAAAGCCGGGAACCAAGCAAGGGCCAATTATGAAGTTGATCATCGCCATCATCCAACCGAGCCGGCTGGAAGCGGTCAAAGCCGCCCTGACCGAGGTCGAGGTGTTCCGTCTCACGGTGATGGACGTGCAGGGCTTCGGCCGGCAGAAGGGCCACACCGAGACGTATCGCGGGCACGAGTTCTCCGTCAACCTGCTGCGGAAGGTGCAGTTGCAAATCGCCGTCAATGAAGAATTCGTCGAGCCGACGATCGAGGCCATCATCAAGGGCGGCCGCACGGGAACCAGCGGCGAAATCGGCGACGGCAAAATCTTCGTGCTGCCGCTGGAAGACTGCATTCGCATCCGCACCGGCGAACGCGGCGGCGAAGCCATTTAAAGCCGTGATGCGCCATATCGCCACCATCGTCGCATTCCTGCTGCCGCTTTCCGCACTTGCGGCAGAGAAGCCGAATGTTGTCATTATCCTGGCCGACGACCTGGGCTATTCCGACCTGGGCTGTTACGGCAGCGAAATCGAGACGCCCAACCTCGACGCTTTGGCCGCGGGCGGTTTGCGGTTCACGCAGTTCTACAACACCGCCCGCTGCTGGCCGACACGGGGGGCTTTGCTCACCGGCTACTATGCCCAACAGGTGCGGCGCGATACCTTGCCCGGCATTCGCGTCGGCACGAGGCCGGCCTGGGCGCGACTGCTGCCAGAGATGCTCAAGCCGCTCGGTTATCGCTCCTATCACTCCGGCAAATGGCACATCGACGGCATGCCTTTGGCCGGCGGCTTCGATCGTTCGTATTACCTGCAAGACCAGGGCCGCTTTTTCAGCCCGCGCGTGCATTACGAGGACGATCAAAAGCTCCCTCCGGTCGAGCCGGGCACGGGTTACTACGCCACCACCGCCATCGCCGACCACGCCTTAAAATGTCTGCGAGAGCATGCCGCGAGTTACGTCGATCGGCCGTTCTTTCACTATGTGGCCTTCACTTCGCCGCACTTTCCGCTGCAAGCCTTGCAGCCCGACATCGACCGCTACCGCCAGCGTTATCGACAGGGTTGGCAGTTGGTGCGCAGCGCCCGCTACGCGCGCATGAAAGAACTGGGCATCGTCGATTGCCCGCTCTCCGCCGTGGAGACCGACGTGGGGCCGCCCTACGATTTTCCCGACGCGATCAAGAAGCTTGGCCCCGGCGAAGTGAACCGGCCGCTGCCCTGGGACAAGCTGACCGACGAGCAGCGCGAGTTCCAGGCCGTGAAGATGGCCATCCATGCGGCGATGGTCGATCGCATGGACCGCGAGATCGGCCGCCTGCTCGATCAGCTCCGCGACATGAAGGCCCTCGACAATACGGTGCTCTTCTTTCTTTCCGACAACGGCGCCAGTGCCGAGATCATGGTGCGCGACGACGGGCACGATCCTTCGGCGCCACCCGGTTCGGCCGCCACGCACCTCTGCCTCGGCCCCGGCTGGTCGACGGTGTCCAACACGCCGCATCGGCGTCATAAGACCTGGGTGCATGAAGGCGGCATCTCCACGCCGCTGATCGTACATTGGCCGCGGGGCATCGCCGCGCGGGGCGAATTGCGGCAGACCGCGGGTCACGTCGTCGACCTCGTGCCCACCGTGCTGGAGCTCGCCGGCGGCCAACGCCCTGAAACGTGGCAAGGCAAGCCGGTGCCCGCCGCGCCGGGCAAGAGCCTCGTGCCCGCCTTTGCCGCCGACCGCCGAATCGCGCGGGACGAGCTGTGGTGGCTGCATGAAGGGAACCGGGCCTTGCGGCTGGGCGACTGGAAGATCGTGGCGGCGGGCGAAAACGCCGATTGGCAGCTTTACGATCTCAGCGTCGATCGTTGCGAAGAGAACAACCTGGCGACCGCCTATCCCGACAAGTCGCGCGAACTGGAACAGATCTGGCGGCAGCGCTTCGAGGAGTTCCGTCGGCTCGCGGCAGCCGGCCTGCCGGGCGGGCCGTGACCGTCCGGCTTAACCGCTGCGCCCGCGCCGCCGCGTCAGTTGGGTATACGACCCGCGTTTCGACCCGTAAATCGCCTCTTCGTAGGCCCCACGCCGATCGAAGCGGACCGCCCCCTCTTCGATCTTCAGCGTGCCGCCGCGATAACCGGTATTGCGGCGTCGGGCGTCGGCGAACTCACCGCGGCCCGTGCGGCGGCCGTTATTGGTGCCGTTGATTCCCCTGAGCAGCGTGTCGGCGGGATTGGCCTCGATGCGGCCGGAAGGTCCGACGCCACGGCCCAGCCTGCCGCCGCCCCCGCCGCGCGACATATCGATGTCGCTGGCGCTGCCCACGCCGGAGGGAAGCAACGGATTGGGATTCAGCGACTGGGCGTAGCTCGCGCCGCCGCCGGCCAGCAGCAAGGCGGCACACGACAGCGATCGAGCAACGGTGAGCAACATGGAACGAGTCATCGGCAACCTCTTTGAATTGAGAGCAAGCGATTGGTTGAACCACCGTAAATATACACCGCGAAAGGGCGGTCTGCCCAGGCGACCCCTCAAAAGTCGGTTGCCGGCCCGCATTTCAAATGTAGCGGGCTACGTGCCCAAGTACGCTTCGATCACGGCCGGATGCCGCCGCACGACTTGCGGCGGGCCTTCCGCGATCTTTTTGCCCGCATCGAGCACGATCACCTGATCGGACATTCCCATCACCAGGTCCATTTCGTGCTCGATCAGCACGACCGTAACGCCCGACGCGCGGATCTCACGAATCAGTTCCATCAGCCGCGCCGTTTCGGTGGCGTTCATGCCCGCCGCCGGCTCGTCGAGCAACAGTAAACGGGGGCCTATCGCCAAAGCACGGGCGATTTCCAACCGCCGCTGATCGCCATACGCCAACTCTCCGGCGCGGCGCTCGGCCAGCGGCGTCAGGCCCACGAACTCCAGCAGCCGCCGCGCCTGTTCCACGCTTCCCACAAGTCGTTTGCCGCCTTGTGGTGCGGCCGTCTCGCCGGCTGCCGTTTGTGGTGCGGGCGTCTCGCCTGCGCGAGCCAGATATTTCCGGCCGAACGGTTGAGGCCGGGCCGCTTCGATCGCGACCAGCACATTCTCCAGCACGGTCATCCGTCTGAAAACCCGCAAATTCTGAAACGTTCTGGCGAGACCGGCCGCGGTGACTCGTTCGGGCGTCCATCGCGAACGGCTCCAGACGGTCACTGCGCCCAGGCCTCCGACCACCGATCCGGCGAGCGCCGCGAAAACCGCAAGCCGCGCCTTCGCTCGCCGTCGACGCGCCACGTCGACGAGCAGGTCTCGCTTGGCCAGGGCCGCGTCGCGCGAAGGGAAGCGCAGCTGAGCGGATGTCAGCCGCCACCGGCCGCCGAGCGTTTCGACAACCGCGTCATCGGGACCGGCTGCGAGGATCGCTTCGTATTCGCGTCGCAACTCGTCGGCGGCCTCGCGGTTTTCCGCGACGGCCAGCGAGGTGCTTCCATCCGCCGTCACCACGGCCCAGCGGCCGTTGCTCTGTCGCTCCAGGGCCAGGCGTCCGCGCAGATAATCGCGGGCGGCAGTCCCGGCGGCGGCGTAGGTAAACGGCCCGGTGGAGTAGCTCGTCGGCCGCCGCACGGTCGCCCGCCATAGGCCGTTGAGGTTCAACGCCAGGCATGCGGCGGCGAGGGCCGTAGCGAGGCCGACGGCGACGGCGGCCAGTGCCGGCCGCCAGGACCAGGCTCGTCGAACGTCGTGCCCGTCGATATGAACGTCGCCGACCGTCGGCGCCACGAGGCCGCTGATGGTGTTAAAGAGCGTGGTCTTTCCCGCGCCGTTCGGCCCGATGATCGACGTGATGCTCCCGCGCTCGATGTCGACATCGAGATGGCTGACGGCGGTCAGGCCGCCGAAGCGGAGGGTCAGCCCGCGGGTCGTCAAGATCGGCGAGGTTGGCATGACGACTAGCGTCGCCGCTTGCCTTTCTTGCCGGCTTCGGGCTTGGTGGGGCGTTTGCCGGGCCGGGTCTGTTGAGAACCGCCGCGGTCCGCGGCCGAGCGCCGCCGCGGCTTGGACGAATCGTGGCCTTGGCCCGCCTCGCCGTCCTCGCCGACATGGCCGCGCCGCGCCACCAGCCGGAAGTCGAGCTCGCGGCGGTCGACGTCGACCTGCGCCACCACCACCCGCACTCGGTCGCCCAGCCGGAATTG harbors:
- a CDS encoding outer membrane beta-barrel protein encodes the protein MVTSRLAVAAALAGLLSAGPAVAQQSPSAAGASPATQYAQGAAVRYDDPPPSASPASAPSTAKKPSASSDSPPSRDGMLRPGFITASYARQKTQNLGCCAQPEAEEAEAGCAAKEEEAKEEEPCKQCCTGPLGCWGHGCCLYELGKPFVLAEHMPRLKQHNIAVGGWLAQSYTWNPYNPSDGRNGPVTWLDQANQYQLNEFWLYAVKPTDTKGEGWDAGFRFDAFYGSSYRWDTEAGLESTFNTGKTYGLAIPTAYAEVAYNDLKVKIGHFISPVGFYTVGTYNNFFNTIPYTYQYGEPFTHTGVLANYQATEKLNLGAGLIHGWDAFDSTFNKHGGYLGTATLNGNADDSLAFVQVYSTEPTQNAAKAFSQRYFQTLVYTRPLKKISEKLTWIAQSDFGVQGNATITGKTARWYGFNNYLYYKKNDIVSYGVEFEWFRDEEGFRVAAPVPSPGSPSASGWSRGPGFAGNFYNFTIGPRWTPLPNLVIRPNFRADWYHGNNDVNGLKPYDGGTKNFQQALYTDAIVTF
- a CDS encoding P-II family nitrogen regulator, which gives rise to MKLIIAIIQPSRLEAVKAALTEVEVFRLTVMDVQGFGRQKGHTETYRGHEFSVNLLRKVQLQIAVNEEFVEPTIEAIIKGGRTGTSGEIGDGKIFVLPLEDCIRIRTGERGGEAI
- a CDS encoding arylsulfatase — translated: MRHIATIVAFLLPLSALAAEKPNVVIILADDLGYSDLGCYGSEIETPNLDALAAGGLRFTQFYNTARCWPTRGALLTGYYAQQVRRDTLPGIRVGTRPAWARLLPEMLKPLGYRSYHSGKWHIDGMPLAGGFDRSYYLQDQGRFFSPRVHYEDDQKLPPVEPGTGYYATTAIADHALKCLREHAASYVDRPFFHYVAFTSPHFPLQALQPDIDRYRQRYRQGWQLVRSARYARMKELGIVDCPLSAVETDVGPPYDFPDAIKKLGPGEVNRPLPWDKLTDEQREFQAVKMAIHAAMVDRMDREIGRLLDQLRDMKALDNTVLFFLSDNGASAEIMVRDDGHDPSAPPGSAATHLCLGPGWSTVSNTPHRRHKTWVHEGGISTPLIVHWPRGIAARGELRQTAGHVVDLVPTVLELAGGQRPETWQGKPVPAAPGKSLVPAFAADRRIARDELWWLHEGNRALRLGDWKIVAAGENADWQLYDLSVDRCEENNLATAYPDKSRELEQIWRQRFEEFRRLAAAGLPGGP
- a CDS encoding ABC transporter ATP-binding protein; the protein is MPTSPILTTRGLTLRFGGLTAVSHLDVDIERGSITSIIGPNGAGKTTLFNTISGLVAPTVGDVHIDGHDVRRAWSWRPALAAVAVGLATALAAACLALNLNGLWRATVRRPTSYSTGPFTYAAAGTAARDYLRGRLALERQSNGRWAVVTADGSTSLAVAENREAADELRREYEAILAAGPDDAVVETLGGRWRLTSAQLRFPSRDAALAKRDLLVDVARRRRAKARLAVFAALAGSVVGGLGAVTVWSRSRWTPERVTAAGLARTFQNLRVFRRMTVLENVLVAIEAARPQPFGRKYLARAGETPAPQTAAGETAAPQGGKRLVGSVEQARRLLEFVGLTPLAERRAGELAYGDQRRLEIARALAIGPRLLLLDEPAAGMNATETARLMELIREIRASGVTVVLIEHEMDLVMGMSDQVIVLDAGKKIAEGPPQVVRRHPAVIEAYLGT